In Ignavibacteriales bacterium, the sequence AGTTTTCTCGCCGCCAGAGAGCAGATCAATCGAAGTCGGGCGCTTGCCACGCGGCTTTGCGGTTATTTCTATGCGTGCTTCGAGGGGGTCCAATTCTTCTGGATCGAGCCGGAGATCGCATTCATCGCCTTCATCAAACAAACTCTTAAATGTTGTGATGAAATTTTCGCGGATCAATTCAAACGTTTGCAGAAATTGTTTCTGCGCTGTGGCGTTAATTTCATTGATCGTCTCCAGCACCGTCTTTTCGGATTGCTCCAGGTCGTCCCGCTGGGCAGACATAAAATCAAGCCGTTCCTTCTCGCTCTTGTATTCGTCGAACGCAGCAAAGTTCACCGCGCCGAGTACATTGACTTTTTCTTTGAGCTTGTGGACTTCTTCGCGTGCTGCTGTAAAATCATACGGGTTCGCATCGGAAAACTCCTGCGGCTGAATATCGATTTCAAAATCTTCCTTGGCACGTGCTTTGAGATTTTCTGCTTTCATTGTCAGTTCTTGAATCTTGATCTCAAGATCGTGCGCCGATTTCAAAGACCCTTCCTGCTTGAGCCGTTCATCTTTTAACTTCAATTCAATTTCATGAATCTGACTGCGCTTAATAGAAAATTCCTGATCAACGGTTTTTTTCTGTTCAAGTATATTGTTATATTCCTGTCGTGCTTCGCGAAGCGTAACGGCAATCGCTTCCAGATCGGCTGCGATCGTTCCGATATCTTCTTTCGCCTTAAATATTTCTTCTGTCCGCTGGTCGAATGTCGTTGCGACGGTCTGCACTGTTGCAATGGTGTATTCTTTTTCCTGAAGAACGCTGCGTTCTTCACTTTTCAGCGCAAGTACCGATAGGTTCGCTTCATTTGCAACGCCGGAATATTCATTCCAAAGCGCATCCATGGTCTCTACTTCACTCATTGCCGCGCCCACCTGCTGTTCCGCTTCCGCCTGCCTGCGTTCCAATGCAGCAACGGACGGCGTGAGTGTCTGAATTTCCTTATTCAACAACTCAATTTCCTGCCCAAGTTTTTTCGCTTCCGTGTTGTTGCGATCAATATTATCCTGTGCACGCTTCTTTTCAAATTCAATTTGTGCAATGCGGATTTCCACAGAAGTTTTTTGTTGTTCGATGGCGCGCGCTTCTTCCGCAAGTTTCTTCAAATTGACATTTTCCAAATCCTCTATTTTCTTTTGAAGATCATGCATAATGCGTTCGTGCCGATCACGCAGCTTACTGACATCGGCGGTAAATTCTTCCAGTTGTGACTTCTTGCTTATATGCCCGCCTTCATCCTGCCGGACACTGCCGCCGCGAACAACACCCTTCCCCGTGACAATTTCACCTTCTAGTGTAATGCAACGGACATTAGGATGATCGTTGACAATAGTGAGCGCAGCGGGAACATCGTTCACGAGAAGCGTTTCATCAAAAAGAAAATTAAATAATCTCTCATGCTGACTTTCAAACTGCACCAGACTGCTCGCCCACCCGATCACTCCCACGCTTTGAATGGGAACACGATGATTGGAAAGACTTGGCAACCGGTCAAGACAGATGAACGTTGCCTTTCCCTTGTTGTTCTTTTTCAGGAAATCGATTGCTGCATATGCTTCCTGTACATTATCGACGACAACAAATCCGGCCGTTTCACCAAGAGCTGTCTCAATGGCAATGCGATATTGTGGTTCTGTTTGGACAGCTTCGCCCACCGTCGTCTGAATTTTTGCGCTCCACTCATTGCTCGTGATGAGATACTTTGCACCTTCAGAATACCCATCGAAACTCTCGACTAATCCTTTCAGAAAATCTATGCGGGCCTGCTTGCGTTCGACATCACCCAGCACTTCGTGATCCTGCCTGCGCAGTTGTTCAATTTCATCCTGAAGCTTTTGCTTGTAATCTTCCATCTTATGCGTTCGCACTTCTGCTTCCGCAAATGAGAGACGAAGCTGTTTGTTCTCCGCTGTGAGCGCGGCGATGAGACTTGAATTTTTCTCGATGTCGCGGTGATATCCTGTATTCTCTTCAGCTGTGTAGCTCACGCGGCCGCGGATATTTTCAATGCGCGCTTTTACCTGGTTCTCGCGATTACGC encodes:
- the smc gene encoding chromosome segregation protein SMC, whose product is MYLSKLEIFGFKSFAQKVSMSFDEGLTAIVGPNGCGKTNVVDAIRWALGEQKPTTLRSDKMEDVIFNGTKSRKPLNVAEVSITIENTKGILPSDYSEVTITRRVFRSGESEYYLNKTLCRLKDIRDLFMDTGMGSDAYSVIELKMVESILSDNSDERRRLFEESAGVTKYKYRRKEAFRRLDVVRQDLTRVNDIIRGVEKAVNSLERQAQKAEKYNELVKQLQTLELGLLVREFSNVVLKIEPLTQQLSVAVDEKNRLEVEVKQEETLLDVLRQESEELERQLTATQEDLITRQTAIHELEQHRATSVERRRSLQENIERFNREKIELSQQRVELEKKQAELAHVSEHLQAKITAAEEIYRLKKTQLDEFEIQLNAQRAELKANQEQVIALMHELAELRNRENQVKARIENIRGRVSYTAEENTGYHRDIEKNSSLIAALTAENKQLRLSFAEAEVRTHKMEDYKQKLQDEIEQLRRQDHEVLGDVERKQARIDFLKGLVESFDGYSEGAKYLITSNEWSAKIQTTVGEAVQTEPQYRIAIETALGETAGFVVVDNVQEAYAAIDFLKKNNKGKATFICLDRLPSLSNHRVPIQSVGVIGWASSLVQFESQHERLFNFLFDETLLVNDVPAALTIVNDHPNVRCITLEGEIVTGKGVVRGGSVRQDEGGHISKKSQLEEFTADVSKLRDRHERIMHDLQKKIEDLENVNLKKLAEEARAIEQQKTSVEIRIAQIEFEKKRAQDNIDRNNTEAKKLGQEIELLNKEIQTLTPSVAALERRQAEAEQQVGAAMSEVETMDALWNEYSGVANEANLSVLALKSEERSVLQEKEYTIATVQTVATTFDQRTEEIFKAKEDIGTIAADLEAIAVTLREARQEYNNILEQKKTVDQEFSIKRSQIHEIELKLKDERLKQEGSLKSAHDLEIKIQELTMKAENLKARAKEDFEIDIQPQEFSDANPYDFTAAREEVHKLKEKVNVLGAVNFAAFDEYKSEKERLDFMSAQRDDLEQSEKTVLETINEINATAQKQFLQTFELIRENFITTFKSLFDEGDECDLRLDPEELDPLEARIEITAKPRGKRPTSIDLLSGGEKTLTAIALLFAIYLVKPSPFCILDEVDAPLDDSNIDRFARILRKFSDNTQFVVVTHNKRTMEATNAMYGVTMEEEGVSKLVSVRFNEVEKN